A DNA window from Candidatus Hydrogenedentota bacterium contains the following coding sequences:
- a CDS encoding serine/threonine protein kinase produces MGSSDTDHSAGAFSPDGPDIRKVTAGFDPGDVIADRYEVIEVLGRGGMGIVYLVNDRETQQRLALKSLLPHYVTHSHAVNRFVREVRAARQLNHPCIVKVYDARQLGSLIFYTMEYVDGISLFKWMKKRGKMGLGSVVRVLSLLCHALEHAHQFTIHRDISPDNVMVLQDGSVKLLDFGLAKLLNVESAFTMIGVSLGKQQYMAPEQRISAAEVDKRADIYSLGVMFFEMLAGELPKTNLRITDFRSDLPLECNAFVKKALAEKPDDRFQDAREFRHALAYIYQVSTGEPLQNAATPVPVMDAPPLPKPSVWARLYESIRRLFRRGSAGTNHVSDDSQ; encoded by the coding sequence ATGGGCAGTTCTGATACCGATCATAGCGCAGGGGCCTTCTCGCCCGACGGCCCCGATATCCGTAAGGTCACCGCAGGGTTCGATCCCGGCGACGTGATCGCCGATCGGTATGAGGTAATCGAAGTCCTGGGGCGTGGCGGCATGGGCATCGTCTATCTGGTCAACGACCGGGAGACACAACAGCGTCTCGCATTGAAGTCTCTGCTTCCTCACTACGTTACGCATTCGCACGCCGTGAACCGGTTTGTGCGCGAAGTGCGCGCGGCGCGTCAGCTCAACCATCCTTGCATCGTGAAGGTCTACGATGCGCGCCAGCTTGGCTCACTGATCTTCTATACCATGGAGTATGTCGACGGCATCAGCCTCTTCAAATGGATGAAGAAGCGTGGGAAGATGGGTCTCGGCTCCGTGGTGCGGGTCTTGAGTCTGTTGTGCCACGCGCTTGAGCATGCGCATCAATTCACAATTCACCGCGACATTTCACCCGACAACGTGATGGTCCTGCAGGACGGTTCGGTGAAACTGCTCGACTTTGGATTGGCGAAGCTGCTCAATGTCGAATCGGCCTTCACCATGATCGGCGTGAGCTTGGGCAAACAGCAGTACATGGCGCCCGAACAACGCATCAGCGCCGCGGAAGTGGACAAGCGGGCCGACATCTATTCGTTGGGCGTCATGTTCTTCGAGATGTTGGCCGGGGAGCTGCCAAAGACCAACCTGCGCATCACCGATTTCCGTTCGGATCTTCCGTTGGAGTGCAACGCGTTCGTGAAGAAGGCGCTTGCGGAAAAGCCCGACGACCGCTTCCAGGACGCGCGCGAATTCAGACATGCCCTCGCGTACATCTATCAGGTTAGCACCGGCGAGCCTCTTCAGAACGCGGCGACTCCCGTTCCGGTGATGGACGCTCCGCCCCTGCCGAAGCCAAGTGTGTGGGCGCGGCTCTACGAGTCTATACGCAGGCTGTTCCGACGCGGTTCAGCCGGCACAAACCACGTTTCGGACGATTCCCAGTAA
- a CDS encoding prepilin-type N-terminal cleavage/methylation domain-containing protein, with protein MRKRNGFTLIELLVVIAIIGILAAILLPALARAREAARRASCQNNLKQAGLAFKMYAAESRGEKFPQVRHLTGDLCDQPSFHFFPQGNSLYPEYVTDPNIFVCPSGSNDRSEIDRGYWSVGENPANGWAPCRFDSISYVYVSWLVDNDVLTSAGANPNDIEPSNALDIVFLTTLANTFVAVNGGDFSMLDDDIDLAGHSRGDLTAYRLKEGIERFLISDINNPAASSRAQSEIALMWDSPSTDAAEFNHVPGGGNTLYLDGHVTFVKFPGDFPITTTMAYVNGELA; from the coding sequence ATGAGAAAGAGAAACGGCTTCACCCTCATCGAATTGTTGGTTGTCATTGCCATTATTGGAATACTTGCCGCCATCTTGTTACCTGCTTTGGCTCGCGCCCGGGAAGCCGCTCGCCGGGCAAGTTGTCAGAACAATCTCAAGCAAGCCGGTCTTGCGTTCAAGATGTACGCAGCCGAGTCGCGCGGAGAGAAGTTCCCCCAGGTCAGACACTTGACCGGTGACCTGTGCGATCAGCCCAGTTTTCACTTCTTCCCGCAGGGCAACTCGCTGTATCCCGAGTACGTGACGGATCCGAACATTTTTGTATGTCCTTCGGGATCGAATGATCGCAGCGAAATCGACCGAGGCTATTGGAGCGTTGGCGAAAACCCTGCAAATGGCTGGGCGCCGTGCCGGTTCGATTCGATATCGTACGTGTATGTTTCGTGGCTCGTAGACAATGATGTCTTAACGAGCGCAGGCGCCAATCCCAATGATATTGAACCGAGCAATGCACTCGACATTGTGTTTCTGACAACGTTGGCAAACACGTTTGTTGCCGTGAACGGCGGCGACTTCAGCATGCTTGACGATGACATCGATCTTGCCGGCCACAGCCGCGGCGACTTGACGGCCTACCGATTGAAGGAAGGTATCGAGCGCTTCTTGATCAGCGACATCAACAATCCTGCCGCGTCGAGCCGGGCGCAGAGCGAGATTGCGCTCATGTGGGACAGCCCGAGCACGGATGCGGCGGAGTTCAACCACGTTCCAGGCGGCGGCAATACGTTGTATCTGGATGGTCATGTCACCTTCGTGAAATTCCCCGGAGATTTCCCGATCACGACGACGATGGCCTACGTGAACGGCGAGTTGGCCTAA